Genomic window (Synechococcus sp. LA31):
GGGGAAGCTCAGAACCTCAAGGATCGTGAGATTCTTGAATTCCTGGGAGATGAGCAGCGCCAATGAAGACCTTGGGTCTGGCGCCGTCGTTTTTAAGAACCCTTCAGCAGCAGCGCACGCTGCTATGGCGGCTCACGCAACGAGAAGTGGCCGGGCGATACCGCGGCTCCGTGCTGGGTTGGGGCTGGAGCCTGCTCAACCCCCTGATGATGTTGGGGGTGTACACGTTTGTGTTCTCCACGGTCTTCAAAGCCCGCTGGCCGGATCTGCAGCAGGCCGGCTCGCTGGGGTTTGCGATCAACCTGTTTGCCGGGCTGATCGTGTTCAACCTGTTTGCCGAATGCGTGGGCAAGGCTCCCACCCTGGTGCTCAGCCAGCCGAGCTACGTCACCAAGGTGGTGTTTCCGCTGGAGGTGCTCAGTGCCGTGGCCGTGGGAGCAGCCGCTTTTCATGCGTGTACCAGCCTGGTGGTGTTAGCGGGATTCCAACTGATCGCCACGGGAGGGATTCCGCCCACGGCCCTGTGGCTGCCGGTGGTGTGGCTGCCACTGGGATTGGGCTGCCTGGCCCTGTGCTGGGTGTTATCGGCGCTGGGGGTGTACCTACGCGATCTGCCGCAACTGGTGAGCGTGGGGCTGAGTGTGCTGATGTTTTTAAGTGCTGTGTTTTATCCGATCTCAGCCCTGCCGGAGCGTTGGCAACCCGTGCTGCTCACGAATCCACTGGTGTTGGTGATCGAGCAGACGCGCCGCGTGCTGGTGCGAGGCGAGCACCCGGCGGCGGCGTATGTGCTGCTGGGCATTCCCGCGGCTGTGCTGGGCTGCGAGCTGGGGTTCCGTCTGTTTCAGAAAGCCCGGCGGGGCTTTGCCGATGTGATCTGAGTACAACATGACCACCGCAATCGCCATCCACGCCAGCAATCTGGGTAAGTGCTACCGGATCTTTGAGTCGCCCAGAGCGCGCCTGGCCCAGGGGATCTGGGGCGAGCGGCGGCAGCTCTTTCAGGAAAAGTGGGCCCTACGCGGGGTGAGCTTTGAGCTGCCCGCAGGCCAAACCCTCGGTGTCGTAGGGCGCAACGGCTCGGGCAAAAGCACCCTGCTGCAATTGCTCTGCGGCACGCTCACGCCCACGGAAGGGGCAGTGCATTGCCAGGGCCGCGTGGCCGGCCTGCTGGAGCTTGGCAGCGGCTTCAATCCGGAATTCAGCGGTATCGAAAATGTGTTTCTCAACGCCTCACTGCTGGGCCTCAATCAACGGCAAACGGAATCAAAGCTCGATGCAATCTTGGCCTTTGCCGACATCGGCGAGTATGTGCACCAGCCGGTGAAAACCTATTCCAGTGGCATGGCTCTACGGCTGGCCTTTGCTGTGCAAGCCAACATCGACCCCGACATCCTGATTGTGGATGAAGCACTGGCAGTGGGTGATGAACTGTTCCAGAAAAAGTGCTACGCCCGCCTGAGCCAACTGAAGGCCTCCGGCACCTCGATCCTGCTGGTGACCCACAGCTGCGCCCAGATCATTCAGCACTGCGATCAGGCGCTGCTGCTGCACAAAGGAAGGCCGCAATTAATGGGCAAACCATCCCTGGTAACCACCACCTATCAGCAGCTGGCCAATGCTCCGGATGCGGAATGGGCTGCGGTGATCGAACGCAAACGGGCGCTGCAACACACCGAGGTCACAGCCGAACCACAAACCCAAGCGATCGACACCAGCCTGGTGCCGAAAAGCCGTGAGATCTACGCCAGCCAGGGCGTGGAGATCAAGAGCATCAGCATCGAATCGCCCGACGGCCAGCCGCTCAACCAGATCCCCTTTCGAGCTGCCTTCCAGCTGCGCTTCCGCTATGAGGCCGCTGCAGATTTAACCGCCAGGGCTCTGCGCTGCGGCTGCCACATCGCCAGCACCCAGGGGCTGCGGGTCACCGGGCAGGCATTTCCCCTCGAAGGCGATCGCTTCATGGCTGAACCGAGCCAAAGCTGGGAGCTGTTGTTCAGCTTTGGGCCCGGACTGCTACCGGGGGTGTATTTCGTAGGCGGCGGCGTGTGGCCGGCGGAGCAGCCGGGCCAATTCCTGCACCGGGTGGTGGATTACACCGCTTTTCGCGTGCTGGCCAGCCCAGAGAGCACTCCGGCTGGCTTGTGCGATTTGAGTGCCGGCCCAGCAGAGCTGATCAGGCCGCCTGAGGCGCCGCAGCCGGCTGGAACATGAACATCGAATAGATCACGTTGCGGCGCATCTGGGTCATCATCTCGAGGAACATGTCATAGCCCTCATTCTTGTATTCAATCAAAGGATCTTTCTGGCCATAGCCGCGTAGACCCACCGATTCACGCAAGGCATCCATCGCCTGCAGGTGTTCACGCCAGAGGGTATCGATCTGCTGGAGGATGAAGAAGCGCTCGGCTTCGCGCATCAGGCCCGGGCGTTGCTGCTCGATCTGGCCTTCTTTGATGTCGTAAGCATTGCGCAGCTGCTCCTGCAGGAAGGCCTTGAGCTCTTCCACCGAGAGGCCGAGCAGCTGATCAGGCTTGAGATCTTCCAGCAGATACACAAATTCCTGCACCTTGCTCACCAGGCGATCGAGATCCCACTCCTCGGGGGGAAGGTCGGGGTTCACGTAGGCCTCCACGATGTCGGTCATGGTGCGCTCGCCGTAGCCCACCACCTGTTGCTTGAGCTCGCGGCCCTCCAGCACGCGCCGGCGCTCGGCATACACGGCTTTGCGCTGGTTGCTCATCACCTCGTCGTACTCGAACACCTGCTTGCGGATGTCGTAGTAATACGTTTCCACCTTCTTCTGAGCACCCTCGAGCGAGCGGGTGAGCATGCCGGATTCGATCGGCATGTCTTCCTCCACCCGGAAGGCATTCATCAGACCGGCCACGCGGTCGCCGCCGAAGATGCGCAGCAGGTTGTCTTCCAGCGACAGGAAAAAGCGGGTGGAGCCGGGGTCGCCCTGGCGGCCGGCGCGGCCACGCAGCTGGTTATCTACGCGGCGGGATTCATGGCGCTCGGTGCCGATCACGTGCAGGCCGCCGGCCTCGCGCACCTGCTCGTCTTCGGTGCCGGTGACCGCTTCGTATTCGCCCTTTACACGGCTGATCAAGGAGCGCAGGGCCTGAACCTGTGGGTCATCGGTGGGGGCTTTCTCGGCCGCCTGAGCGATGCGGTCTTCCAGCTCGAGCACGGTGAGTTGGCGATCACCCCAGGCCTTCACCAGATCGTGGGCCAGCTCCGAGAGCGAGTGCTCGGTGGCATCGCTGAGGGCGCAGGGGTAAAGGGCTCCAATGGCGCGGGCCTCGGAAGGCGCCTTAGCGGCAGCAGCCCCGGCTTCGGCTCCGAAACCAGGTGCGGCCTCGGGGGCGCGCTGCAGGGGCACCGGCGGCTTGTGACCCTCTTCAGGGCGCACCAAACGGGGCAGCAGCACCTCACGCAGCTTGAGGCGAGCCATGTAGTCGGCGTTGCCGCCCAGGATGATGTCGGTGCCGCGGCCGGCCATGTTGGTGGCGATCGTGACGGCACCAGCACGGCCGGCCTGGGCCACGATCTCGGCCTCACGCTCCACGTTTTCCGGCTTGGCGTTGAGCAGGTTGTGGGGGATCTCTTGTTCCGCCAAAAGAGCGCTCAGCAACTCCGATTTCTCCACGCTGGTGGTGCCCACCAGCACTGGGCGCCCGGTTTTGTGCACCTCGGCGGTTTCCAGGGCCACGGCGCGCCACTTGGCCGTTTCGTTTTTGTACACCTGATCGGTCCAATCCGCCCGGGAGCGAATCCGGTTGGTGGGCACGATGGTCACTTCGAGCTTGTAGGTCTTCTCGAATTCCACCTCTTCGGTTTTGGCGGTGCCGGTCATGCCGGCCAGGCGCGGGTAGAGCAGGAAGAAGTTTTGGTAGGTGATCGAGGCGAGGGTTTGCGTTTCGGGCTGGATCGGCAGGCCCTCTTTGGCCTCGATCGCCT
Coding sequences:
- a CDS encoding ABC transporter ATP-binding protein; translation: MTTAIAIHASNLGKCYRIFESPRARLAQGIWGERRQLFQEKWALRGVSFELPAGQTLGVVGRNGSGKSTLLQLLCGTLTPTEGAVHCQGRVAGLLELGSGFNPEFSGIENVFLNASLLGLNQRQTESKLDAILAFADIGEYVHQPVKTYSSGMALRLAFAVQANIDPDILIVDEALAVGDELFQKKCYARLSQLKASGTSILLVTHSCAQIIQHCDQALLLHKGRPQLMGKPSLVTTTYQQLANAPDAEWAAVIERKRALQHTEVTAEPQTQAIDTSLVPKSREIYASQGVEIKSISIESPDGQPLNQIPFRAAFQLRFRYEAAADLTARALRCGCHIASTQGLRVTGQAFPLEGDRFMAEPSQSWELLFSFGPGLLPGVYFVGGGVWPAEQPGQFLHRVVDYTAFRVLASPESTPAGLCDLSAGPAELIRPPEAPQPAGT
- the secA gene encoding preprotein translocase subunit SecA; translated protein: MLKLLLGDPNARKLKRYQPIVSDINLLEEEVAPLSDEELRDLTTEFRGKLAALQLECQNRGLSIEATLERERKLLDELLPQAFAVVREAGKRVLGMRHFDVQLMGGMVLHDGQIAEMKTGEGKTLVATLPAYLNALTGRGVHVVTVNDYLARRDAEWMGQVHRFLGLSVGLIQQDMDPATRRLNYGCDITYATNSELGFDYLRDNMASDIAEVVQRDFHYCVIDEVDSILIDEARTPLIISGQVERPQEKYQKAAEVAAALVRAAELGKDGIDPEGDYEVDEKQRNCTLTDEGYAKAEQLLGVSDLFDPADPWAHYINNALKAKELFVKDVNYIVRGADAVIVDEFTGRVMPGRRWSDGQHQAIEAKEGLPIQPETQTLASITYQNFFLLYPRLAGMTGTAKTEEVEFEKTYKLEVTIVPTNRIRSRADWTDQVYKNETAKWRAVALETAEVHKTGRPVLVGTTSVEKSELLSALLAEQEIPHNLLNAKPENVEREAEIVAQAGRAGAVTIATNMAGRGTDIILGGNADYMARLKLREVLLPRLVRPEEGHKPPVPLQRAPEAAPGFGAEAGAAAAKAPSEARAIGALYPCALSDATEHSLSELAHDLVKAWGDRQLTVLELEDRIAQAAEKAPTDDPQVQALRSLISRVKGEYEAVTGTEDEQVREAGGLHVIGTERHESRRVDNQLRGRAGRQGDPGSTRFFLSLEDNLLRIFGGDRVAGLMNAFRVEEDMPIESGMLTRSLEGAQKKVETYYYDIRKQVFEYDEVMSNQRKAVYAERRRVLEGRELKQQVVGYGERTMTDIVEAYVNPDLPPEEWDLDRLVSKVQEFVYLLEDLKPDQLLGLSVEELKAFLQEQLRNAYDIKEGQIEQQRPGLMREAERFFILQQIDTLWREHLQAMDALRESVGLRGYGQKDPLIEYKNEGYDMFLEMMTQMRRNVIYSMFMFQPAAAPQAA
- a CDS encoding ABC transporter permease; this translates as MKTLGLAPSFLRTLQQQRTLLWRLTQREVAGRYRGSVLGWGWSLLNPLMMLGVYTFVFSTVFKARWPDLQQAGSLGFAINLFAGLIVFNLFAECVGKAPTLVLSQPSYVTKVVFPLEVLSAVAVGAAAFHACTSLVVLAGFQLIATGGIPPTALWLPVVWLPLGLGCLALCWVLSALGVYLRDLPQLVSVGLSVLMFLSAVFYPISALPERWQPVLLTNPLVLVIEQTRRVLVRGEHPAAAYVLLGIPAAVLGCELGFRLFQKARRGFADVI